A single Fusobacterium sp. FSA-380-WT-3A DNA region contains:
- a CDS encoding TIGR03905 family TSCPD domain-containing protein has product MKKFVTSGVCAREIALEIDDKGIIKNVKFIGGCDGNTHGIENLIIGMSKDEVIKKLKGITCGKKSTSCPDQLTKILENNF; this is encoded by the coding sequence ATGAAAAAATTTGTCACTTCTGGAGTATGTGCTAGAGAAATAGCTTTAGAAATTGATGATAAGGGAATTATTAAAAATGTTAAATTTATAGGTGGGTGTGATGGGAATACTCACGGTATAGAAAATTTAATAATCGGGATGTCAAAAGATGAGGTTATAAAAAAATTAAAAGGTATTACTTGTGGTAAAAAATCTACATCTTGTCCAGACCAACTTACAAAAATTTTAGAAAATAATTTCTAA
- a CDS encoding TolC family protein: MKKIFLFFLIINCAFAKEISFEEALEIAKKNNRSLQIQELTLTQKKLQKNSKVKNLLPTIQITSSYEKIEKQYEDEKFNNSLKAKQTIFSGGEKYNDVKLAKYNEDLEKINLYNEENYLRIKVLESYIQCLYNREILLVYEKSYEDKEKELERQIEFRNLGLVDKTEILKLESSLHQTEGKILEAKNNLITGKLALKTLLRIDPNEEIEVKELDLKNIDMGNIVLEEDIKNTLKNGVQSKILDKNIDIKEAEANKSLSSFFPKINAEYSYTNIETDRLSNSFSGHQDDWEWRAGISFEWDIFNFGSDMDIYRSSKLDVEKLKLTRDEELDNLRKDMINAYNNIFTLEKTVESNRKAFETSLETYNIEKEKYENRLIDTIDYLKAEEDMMLTKVEYYNSKLNYFLAYEKYMVLRK; encoded by the coding sequence ATGAAAAAAATATTTTTATTTTTTTTGATTATAAACTGTGCTTTTGCTAAAGAAATCTCTTTTGAAGAGGCTCTAGAAATTGCTAAAAAAAATAATAGGAGCTTACAAATTCAGGAACTGACATTAACTCAAAAAAAACTTCAAAAGAATTCCAAAGTAAAAAATTTACTTCCTACAATTCAAATAACAAGTTCTTATGAAAAAATAGAAAAACAATATGAGGATGAGAAATTTAACAACTCATTAAAAGCTAAACAAACTATTTTTTCTGGGGGAGAAAAATATAATGATGTTAAATTAGCAAAATATAATGAAGATTTAGAAAAGATAAATTTATATAATGAAGAAAATTATTTGAGAATCAAGGTTTTAGAAAGCTATATTCAATGTCTTTATAATAGAGAAATATTACTAGTTTATGAAAAATCATATGAAGATAAAGAAAAAGAGTTAGAAAGACAAATAGAATTTAGAAATTTAGGATTGGTAGATAAAACAGAGATATTAAAATTAGAGAGTTCACTACATCAAACAGAGGGAAAAATTCTTGAGGCTAAAAATAATTTAATAACAGGAAAGTTGGCTTTGAAGACTCTTTTAAGAATAGACCCTAATGAAGAAATAGAAGTAAAAGAACTAGACTTAAAAAATATAGATATGGGAAATATAGTATTGGAAGAGGATATAAAAAATACTTTAAAAAATGGTGTTCAATCTAAAATTTTAGATAAAAATATAGATATAAAAGAGGCTGAAGCAAATAAAAGTTTAAGTAGTTTTTTTCCTAAAATAAATGCTGAATATTCGTATACTAATATAGAAACAGATAGACTTTCAAATAGTTTTTCAGGACATCAGGATGATTGGGAATGGAGAGCTGGAATCTCTTTTGAATGGGATATATTTAATTTTGGAAGTGATATGGATATTTATAGAAGTTCTAAATTAGATGTAGAAAAATTAAAATTAACAAGAGATGAAGAATTAGATAATTTGAGAAAAGATATGATAAATGCTTATAATAATATTTTTACTTTGGAAAAAACTGTGGAGAGTAATAGAAAAGCCTTTGAAACCTCTTTAGAAACTTATAATATTGAAAAAGAAAAATATGAAAATAGATTGATTGATACTATTGATTATCTTAAAGCAGAAGAAGATATGATGTTAACAAAAGTAGAATATTATAATTCAAAATTAAATTACTTTTTAGCTTATGAAAAATATATGGTATTGAGAAAATAG
- the rpoN gene encoding RNA polymerase factor sigma-54 encodes MDFSLNLKQDLKLVLTQEMKVSLNILEMSSYDLEKYILKEKEINPYIEVEYTSINRKNFSDDEEEFSPLDIAHKEESLIDYLEEQIGYLKINKSMRFLCSYIINNLDKRGYLLLKKQEIKDLTKFPLKEIEKAIEIVKSLEPVGIGAQNLEECLIIQLHKKQINDIVLENLIKYFLRELAEGKVDKICEKLKITSEQLKKYFEMIRKLNPIPSRGFYMGEPVNYISPEAEIKLVDGEYKVIMLYGNLPKVKIKEVENIDKTYYNSANNLIKFIEKRYETLKNILEVILERQYEYFSQENGKLKNLTLKEVAEKLEIHESTISRAIKNKYISSDKGILRIKDLFVLNDEKEMICEIIENLILEEDREKPYTDQYMADYINLHNFKIARRTVAKYREELGIASASKRKLKNI; translated from the coding sequence ATGGATTTTTCATTAAATTTAAAACAAGATTTAAAATTAGTTTTAACACAAGAAATGAAAGTCTCTCTGAATATTTTAGAGATGTCTTCCTATGATTTAGAAAAATATATTTTAAAAGAAAAAGAAATTAATCCATATATAGAGGTAGAATATACAAGCATCAATAGAAAAAATTTTTCAGATGATGAAGAGGAGTTTTCTCCTTTAGATATAGCTCATAAAGAGGAAAGTTTAATTGATTATTTAGAAGAGCAAATAGGATATTTAAAAATCAATAAAAGTATGAGATTTCTTTGTTCTTACATAATAAATAATTTAGATAAAAGAGGTTATCTTTTATTAAAAAAACAAGAGATAAAAGATTTGACTAAATTTCCTCTAAAAGAGATAGAGAAGGCTATAGAAATAGTAAAATCTTTAGAACCAGTAGGGATAGGAGCTCAAAATTTAGAAGAGTGTCTTATAATTCAACTACATAAAAAACAGATAAATGACATAGTTTTAGAAAATCTAATAAAATATTTTTTAAGAGAATTAGCAGAGGGAAAAGTAGACAAGATTTGTGAAAAATTAAAAATTACTTCAGAGCAACTAAAAAAATATTTTGAAATGATTAGAAAATTAAATCCTATTCCTTCCCGTGGTTTTTATATGGGGGAACCAGTAAATTATATTTCTCCAGAAGCAGAAATAAAGTTAGTTGATGGAGAGTATAAAGTTATAATGCTTTATGGTAATCTTCCAAAAGTAAAGATAAAAGAAGTGGAAAATATAGATAAGACTTATTATAATTCTGCTAATAATTTAATAAAATTTATAGAAAAAAGATATGAAACTTTAAAGAATATATTAGAGGTCATATTAGAAAGACAGTATGAATATTTTTCACAAGAGAATGGGAAATTAAAAAATCTCACTCTAAAAGAGGTTGCTGAAAAATTAGAAATTCATGAATCAACTATTTCAAGAGCTATAAAGAATAAATATATATCTTCAGATAAAGGGATATTGAGAATAAAGGATTTATTTGTATTAAATGATGAAAAAGAGATGATTTGTGAAATTATAGAAAATTTAATTTTAGAGGAAGATAGAGAAAAACCATATACAGACCAATATATGGCTGACTATATAAATTTGCATAATTTTAAAATTGCTAGGAGAACTGTGGCAAAATATAGGGAAGAGTTAGGAATAGCCTCAGCTTCTAAAAGAAAATTAAAAAATATTTAG
- a CDS encoding sigma-54-dependent Fis family transcriptional regulator, producing MEISLIEIKEHVKKYIEVITTVIDVGVGVVDKNMKRVSSTGLYIDEDGEEVLGSVYKNTLETGSTNVIENPRQHCLCVECIDKKRCKETLEISTPIYCNGEIEGVLGLVCFTEEQKNKILSDVNSYLNFTKQIAEFIGMKFNEYKESLLQKEKEETLNQILNNMTKGVIVINSDNEILTINQIGMKKLKLVFSPIGKKMKIISQNDYIMNEEIFKLIINDKEYMVSGKKFPLNSLSKKREDAFIFDDIQKISKNIVEVSSQYNRITLDDIHGKSQAILSLKEYIQAISNSNSTVLITGESGTGKELIARSIHSCGNRKDKPFVVINCSAIPDSLLESELFGYVKGAFTGANNNGHMGKFELANTGVIFLDEIGDMPLYLQAKLLRVLQEKKIERIGSNKSIDLDIKIIAATNADLKQKIKEKKFREDLYYRLNVIPIQTHPLRERKEDIEPIVEELIKKYSLIANKTIKEMDREVLDLLLEYDWPGNVRELENIIELMMNTCGNNEKIEKNMLPEDILKKDDKEKIIKEEKVFLEKEEEFLFEEFEKLEKEYIIRSLKKYGNSTESKKMISEKMNIGLTTLYRKLKKFNIEK from the coding sequence ATGGAAATCTCTCTTATTGAAATTAAAGAACATGTAAAAAAATATATAGAAGTTATTACTACAGTTATAGATGTTGGTGTAGGTGTGGTAGATAAAAATATGAAAAGGGTTTCTAGTACAGGACTTTATATTGATGAAGATGGAGAAGAGGTATTAGGTAGTGTTTATAAAAATACTTTGGAAACAGGAAGTACAAATGTAATAGAAAATCCAAGACAACATTGTCTTTGTGTAGAATGTATAGATAAAAAAAGGTGTAAGGAAACTTTAGAGATTTCTACACCTATATATTGTAATGGTGAAATAGAAGGTGTTCTAGGTTTAGTTTGCTTTACAGAGGAGCAAAAAAATAAAATACTTTCTGATGTAAATTCTTATTTAAATTTTACAAAACAAATAGCTGAATTTATAGGGATGAAGTTTAACGAATATAAAGAAAGTTTGCTTCAGAAAGAAAAAGAAGAAACTCTTAATCAAATATTAAATAATATGACAAAAGGTGTTATAGTTATCAATAGTGATAATGAGATTTTGACTATAAATCAAATTGGAATGAAAAAATTAAAATTAGTTTTTAGTCCTATTGGAAAAAAAATGAAAATAATTAGTCAAAATGATTATATAATGAATGAAGAAATTTTTAAATTAATAATAAATGATAAGGAATATATGGTAAGTGGGAAAAAATTCCCTTTAAATTCACTTAGTAAAAAAAGAGAGGACGCTTTTATTTTTGATGATATACAAAAAATTAGTAAAAATATCGTTGAAGTAAGTAGTCAATATAACAGGATAACTTTAGATGATATACATGGAAAATCACAGGCAATTTTATCTTTAAAAGAATATATACAAGCTATTTCAAATTCAAATTCTACTGTATTAATAACAGGAGAAAGTGGAACAGGAAAAGAGTTAATAGCACGTTCAATACACTCTTGTGGAAATAGAAAGGATAAGCCCTTTGTTGTTATAAATTGTTCAGCTATACCAGATTCACTATTAGAAAGTGAGCTTTTTGGTTATGTTAAAGGAGCTTTTACAGGAGCTAATAACAATGGACATATGGGAAAATTTGAATTGGCTAATACAGGGGTAATTTTTTTAGATGAAATAGGTGATATGCCTTTATATTTACAAGCAAAATTATTAAGAGTTTTACAAGAGAAAAAAATAGAAAGAATAGGGTCTAATAAAAGTATAGATTTAGATATTAAAATTATAGCAGCTACTAATGCTGATTTAAAACAAAAAATTAAAGAGAAAAAATTTAGAGAAGATTTATATTATAGATTAAATGTGATACCTATTCAAACTCATCCTTTGAGAGAAAGAAAAGAGGATATAGAACCAATAGTGGAAGAACTCATAAAAAAATATAGTTTGATAGCTAATAAAACAATAAAAGAGATGGATAGAGAGGTATTAGATTTATTATTAGAATATGATTGGCCTGGAAATGTTAGAGAGTTGGAAAATATTATAGAATTGATGATGAATACTTGTGGTAATAATGAAAAAATAGAAAAAAATATGTTGCCAGAAGATATTTTAAAAAAAGATGATAAAGAGAAAATTATAAAAGAGGAAAAAGTTTTTTTAGAGAAAGAGGAAGAATTTTTATTTGAAGAATTTGAAAAATTAGAAAAAGAATATATTATAAGAAGTTTAAAAAAATATGGAAATTCTACAGAAAGTAAAAAAATGATTTCTGAAAAAATGAATATAGGATTAACAACATTGTACAGAAAATTAAAAAAATTTAATATAGAGAAATAA
- a CDS encoding dicarboxylate/amino acid:cation symporter, translating to MERERKISLTTKIFIALIIGVIVGLVLHPLKDNPFVEKYLLNFVFTFLGNGFVRAIRMVVVPLVLCSLVMGAAGIEDVTKLGRIGAKTLIFYLSTTAVAVILALVGGNIINPGRGVNISDIATTSVSVAKTKPFVDILLDMIPINPIEALAKGDMLQIIVFSIILGIAISLLGEKASEVKKLFEAGNNISLKLVEIIMLFAPIGVFGLIAKTFTTLGYVAIIPLFKYFIGVVIILFIHCFVTYQSILVLFGKYNPIKFFKNFAPTMLVAFSTASSSACLPSSLKTMQENFGVSKAISSFTIPLGNTINMDGTAVMQGVATIFIAQIYGIDLTMGNYITIILTATLASIGTAGVPGVGVIMLGMVLVQVGLPLEGIGLVMGIDRFVDMFRTTVNVTGDAVCTLVIAKTEKENIK from the coding sequence ATGGAGAGAGAAAGAAAAATATCATTAACCACAAAAATTTTTATAGCTCTAATAATAGGAGTTATAGTAGGTTTAGTATTACATCCTCTAAAAGATAATCCTTTTGTAGAAAAATATCTTTTAAATTTTGTATTTACTTTTTTAGGTAATGGATTTGTAAGAGCCATTAGAATGGTAGTTGTTCCATTAGTTCTATGTTCTTTGGTTATGGGAGCAGCTGGAATAGAAGATGTAACAAAATTAGGAAGAATAGGAGCAAAAACTTTAATATTCTATCTTTCAACAACTGCTGTTGCTGTAATATTAGCTTTAGTAGGAGGAAATATAATAAATCCTGGAAGAGGAGTAAATATTAGTGATATAGCTACAACTTCAGTTTCAGTAGCTAAAACAAAACCATTTGTAGATATTTTATTGGATATGATACCTATAAATCCCATAGAAGCTTTAGCAAAAGGGGATATGTTACAAATAATAGTTTTCTCTATAATTTTAGGGATAGCAATATCTCTATTAGGAGAAAAAGCAAGTGAAGTTAAAAAACTTTTTGAAGCTGGAAATAATATAAGTTTAAAATTAGTAGAAATTATTATGTTATTTGCTCCAATAGGTGTATTTGGATTAATAGCAAAAACTTTTACAACTTTAGGATATGTAGCTATAATTCCATTATTTAAATATTTTATAGGTGTAGTAATAATATTATTTATTCATTGCTTTGTAACTTATCAAAGTATTTTAGTATTATTTGGAAAATATAATCCTATAAAATTCTTTAAAAACTTTGCCCCAACAATGTTAGTGGCTTTTTCTACAGCCTCAAGTAGTGCTTGTTTACCATCATCTTTAAAAACTATGCAAGAAAATTTTGGAGTTTCTAAGGCGATTTCATCTTTCACAATTCCTTTAGGAAATACAATAAATATGGATGGAACAGCAGTTATGCAAGGGGTAGCCACAATATTTATAGCTCAAATATATGGAATAGATTTAACAATGGGAAATTATATTACAATAATTCTTACAGCTACTTTAGCTTCAATAGGAACAGCTGGAGTACCTGGAGTTGGAGTAATAATGTTAGGAATGGTTTTAGTCCAAGTTGGACTTCCTTTAGAAGGAATTGGACTTGTTATGGGAATAGATAGATTTGTAGATATGTTTAGAACAACAGTAAATGTAACAGGAGATGCTGTTTGTACTTTGGTAATAGCTAAAACAGAAAAAGAAAATATAAAGTAG
- a CDS encoding efflux RND transporter periplasmic adaptor subunit, producing the protein MKKIILFVSMTLLLISCKDDKPLPKKEVTKEVKSIELKEITMDNIEIYNGEINPNNDVKIITPTGGYVKEIYFKNGDNITKDEVILKLEDIETETNYLQGEGNLYKAKSDYETQKISFEKYEKLYKKDFISEDTYLTAKNNLSQSYGVYKTAEGNFLDVKDKKERLLVKAPIDGVIIDLDLKLEEKITPNSEILSVIDNSIMEIKVAISGKSVNNIKVGDEAQIYIEELNKEVVGKIESINLSANQDTKKYQVKITFNNEEKDILKGMYGKVKINQGKTTGLFIPKEAIMVKDLYTYIAIMRDGKALIYKVDSKESIGNYQEIIFKDYQEGDRVVIEGQYLLNNNDKIKERAE; encoded by the coding sequence ATGAAAAAAATTATATTATTTGTATCTATGACATTATTATTAATTTCATGTAAAGATGATAAACCTCTTCCTAAAAAAGAAGTGACAAAAGAGGTAAAAAGTATAGAATTAAAAGAAATAACAATGGATAATATAGAGATTTATAATGGAGAGATAAATCCAAATAATGATGTAAAAATAATAACTCCCACAGGTGGTTATGTCAAAGAGATTTATTTTAAAAATGGAGATAATATAACAAAGGATGAAGTTATTTTAAAATTAGAAGATATAGAAACAGAAACAAACTATTTACAAGGAGAGGGAAATTTATATAAAGCAAAATCAGATTATGAAACTCAAAAAATATCCTTTGAAAAATATGAAAAATTATATAAAAAAGATTTTATTTCAGAGGATACTTATTTAACAGCTAAAAATAATCTATCTCAAAGTTATGGAGTTTATAAAACAGCAGAGGGAAATTTTTTAGATGTTAAGGATAAAAAAGAAAGATTATTAGTGAAAGCTCCAATTGATGGGGTTATAATAGATTTAGATTTAAAATTGGAAGAAAAAATAACCCCTAATAGTGAGATTTTATCTGTTATAGATAATAGTATTATGGAAATAAAAGTAGCTATATCTGGAAAAAGTGTTAATAATATTAAAGTGGGAGATGAAGCACAAATATATATAGAGGAATTAAATAAGGAAGTTGTAGGAAAAATAGAAAGTATTAATTTGTCAGCTAATCAAGATACTAAAAAATATCAAGTAAAAATTACTTTTAATAATGAAGAAAAAGATATTTTAAAGGGAATGTATGGAAAAGTAAAAATAAATCAGGGAAAAACAACAGGGTTATTTATTCCAAAAGAAGCTATTATGGTAAAAGATTTGTATACTTATATAGCTATAATGAGAGATGGAAAAGCTTTAATATATAAAGTTGATTCAAAAGAATCTATTGGAAATTATCAAGAGATAATTTTTAAAGATTATCAAGAAGGAGATAGAGTAGTAATAGAGGGACAATATTTATTGAATAATAATGATAAAATTAAGGAGAGAGCAGAATGA
- a CDS encoding polymer-forming cytoskeletal protein, whose amino-acid sequence MFQPKKTIEYSGVGITMISEYTKIKGDIDISCNIYIDGKVEGSIKSTALITIGEKGEVTGSLKAERIIISGLFKGKAEATDVEFIKNGKIYGDIISSKLSIEDGVIFEGTNKLRK is encoded by the coding sequence ATGTTTCAACCAAAAAAAACAATAGAATATTCTGGTGTGGGAATAACCATGATATCAGAATACACAAAAATAAAAGGTGATATAGATATATCTTGTAATATTTATATAGATGGAAAAGTAGAGGGGAGTATAAAATCTACTGCTCTTATAACTATAGGAGAAAAAGGAGAAGTAACAGGAAGCTTAAAAGCTGAGAGAATAATAATATCTGGTCTATTTAAAGGAAAAGCTGAGGCTACAGATGTAGAATTTATAAAAAATGGAAAAATTTATGGAGATATAATCAGTTCAAAATTATCTATAGAAGATGGAGTTATATTTGAAGGAACTAATAAATTGAGAAAATAA